AGACGCTCTTGAAGGTCAGGAAATCTGCCAAGAGGAGTCTGGGGAACTTGTACGTTTTTAAGCGCCCTTAATTGCTCCCCGAGGTTTCCAAGGGAACTGACCAAAGGGCTACATTCTAGAAGAACCGACTTCCAAACCTTGTGATTCTGTTCAACGACTCGAAAACTCTGTTTCAGTAGCTGATGCAGCGACAGCAATGCAGGGTTAGACATCTCCGAAAcactaaaatgtaaatataatcaAGTTTCGTTTTAAGATGGCCACATTTCTGAAAATACGATCTGCTAACTTAAAAACAGTTTGTATTCAAGATACCTACTATCTAGCTAGTTGAGGTATAAGGGATTCAGATCATCTTACTGGTGATACCAGTTACATACCCCGTGACTAAAACGATTTTCCCGTTCAGTTTTATCAGTTATAATACATTAGTTAACATCACTCTTCGAAGATAATACTCAAACGTGCATGCTACGCGCATACCAGTGTGCTACTTCCATTTTTGTTATCGTGCTCCATGTATGGAGTAAACCAATAAACTGCTTGGTCTGTACCAACCCCCTATGTAAACTACTCGGTCATtggttcttttctgtttgtttgacgTACAACGGAAGGAAGGGACATTCAGCAAGAAGCAATTGGTTAAAATTGACCGTTTTAAGTGACGTCGTTACAAGCCGATCTCTTAGTGGTTGAATACGCCTTTGCGGCAGTTTTTGAAAAAGTATCTCCAACTGCTTTAGCTGAGGTCGAACGGGAAGAGGGAACGAAAACGCACcacctaaaataaaaatagcactGAACACGCTATTATCAGGTAAATAAAGATCCTCACCGACATGTATATAGGATCACTATCTATGTAACGGACAACTTAGTGACTGGTTTAAGCGTAGAAGGAAGTGTTAAAAAATTACGTCCACAGCAGCTGAACTGGCTAGCGCATATTGACGTTGCTCCGTAAGCCACAAAGTAAGTTAGCAAATTAGCCTATGGACTAACATGGCCATTTGCCTGTTTGACTTCTCATTTAGTTTTCACAAATATGAAACTGTTACATGATGACGACCGAAGCTGGAATCGCTTGATAAATTGTTTTCTTACAGTTCGCGCAAATCATCATGGCACCCAGAAAGAGAACGACAAACAACAATAAGAAGAATAACCCAAAGATGGCAAAGCTGGAGGCTTTTCTTCTCGACTTTGACGATGAAGGTAAGCAGAACTGTTCAGATCATTATTGCTTATGCTGATGTTTTATAAAAACTTCTATTAAAACTTATTTACCTCATTACCCAATAGTCCATTATAACTCTCTCGTCGGAGTGCGACGATTTGATTTTGTACGTTAGAAACCACACATTGTTAAATACCATCTCAGAACATCTCTTCATATTTATCACGTAATAGTTTACTCATACCTCGGTTGATACTGATAGAACTTTGAAAGCGCTTGGAAATGCATTGAATTAACATTCCTCTTGGTTCTAAAGAAAGgattgttgatttgtttagcaACTTTGATCCTCTCCTATCTTTAGAATATGACTAATTCTCAAGGTAATCAATTCTGAGTCGCGCGTAATGAATCCTAATGTTAACTACATGTTTTGATTAATATGTTCAGTTCATACTATTGTCGAGAGGCTGAAGGAGAGAACCAACAACCTTCTCAAAGATGCAGATAATCTCTACAACATGGCAATGATCAAGGTGCCTATGGCAGTGAGGCAGTTGAGTTGGATTAAGTTATGTGGTAGGTAATGCTTAATTTCAGATATTATAGTGTTACTCACTGCAATAACTTCATCCCATGAAAGTGTATGTCAAAAGCTTTCTTTAGCCATGCATTGCCTGTAGCATGAAATTTTTCAAACCCTACTTAAATTAATGTGTGTTCTGTTATCCACTGTCTTTGTGCAGCCCTTCAGCTGATTATAGCATTTAGAGAAACACTGCACTCTCTATTCAGGAATTTTGACAGGCTGTTGATTTCTGTATTATAATGTTGTTTTCTGTACCTCAGATTCAGAGAAACCAAAGTCGCCAGAAGAAGAGGCAAAAGTACGTATTGGTTTATTTACCTCGTAGTTTAGTTTGATTGCTCATTGTGATTCAGGGACATTTACATGGTTATTGTTTTGTTATAGATGAAGGAAGAGGCAGCCAGAGTGGAGAGCACCATTGCTGAAGATCATAAAGCTGCTCTTATGTCCGCCAAAAAACGTAAGTCTTCCACTCTATCGCAGTCTCATACTCTGGGCTTTTTAGACGGTGattaacagtgtgtgtctgttcacaaTAGAAGTGCTGAAGAGCAGCGGAACCAGGGTAAACTCGGAGGATGAGGAGAACCTTGGACCCCTGAGATCTACCACAAAGAAGGTCAGGAACAGAACAGGGCTGCAGAGTGGATTTATGTGGAAGATATGGAACTGTTTcgtagttttaaaaaaattgtgtttttgttatttgtttttcattaccAAGCTAGTGCTCATATCATACTTCTCTGTGACTTGCCCAACGCAGGGAAGACCAAAGAAAGCTCCATCAACATCTAAGAGGGCCAAAGCTCTGTCAGTCTGCAAGCAGAACAGCTCCATCAGAAAGTAGGAAAACACTTCACATTTTCCTTACATGGCCACAGAAACAACGATTGCGTCCAGTTTACAAGATGTAGATTCTTTGGCACTGAGGTAGTCATTGTTTTG
This sequence is a window from Chanos chanos chromosome 12, fChaCha1.1, whole genome shotgun sequence. Protein-coding genes within it:
- the cdca8 gene encoding borealin, which gives rise to MAPRKRTTNNNKKNNPKMAKLEAFLLDFDDEVHTIVERLKERTNNLLKDADNLYNMAMIKVPMAVRQLSWIKLCDSEKPKSPEEEAKMKEEAARVESTIAEDHKAALMSAKKQVLKSSGTRVNSEDEENLGPLRSTTKKGRPKKAPSTSKRAKALSVCKQNSSIRKSTRKPLITPARNLMDSSIIGPTPLITPRFDSRLPKTPAVRIPRHREKVYSISVNGSPIAAGNDDVVINVPLGNGESIQLLASEMSSVDLSQLDEKAVRSIRLLQSRLTNLCGPSE